TCTGTATTGAGCTAGGTGAGGGAGAATCTGTCCCCCCACTTCTGAGTTAGGCTCTCTAGAGCCTTACCATGGCCTTGGCTGTCCCATTACTCTTCTCCAGAaggtcagggtggggaggggcgcaGTTAGATTCTGCTTTAAATAACTAGAGGGGCCCTCAACGGTCATCCAGTTCAAACTCcttattttacacatgagaaaaacCAGGACCTTGGGCAGTGAAATGATGACTCATCCCAGTTCACATACACAGTCAGCAGCACAACCAGCCAAGAACTCGATCCTCTGGACCTCCAAGCCAGTGCCTGCTTCTTCTGGTGCCCCACCCCATACTGCGCCCTTTCTACCCCCTGCAGATATCTTGGAGATGGCCGCTTCCATCTGGAGTCTGTCATGATTGCCAACCCCAGTGTCCCTGCTTACCGGtatgggctgagctgggctgatcacctggggaaggggtgggattCCCGGCCACCGTGGCCCTCAAATGGCTGAAAATTCCTCATCCCCTGGCCACTTAACAGCCCTCAGCCCTATGGATCTGATGCACATGGGTTCTGAATCTGGGTATCAGACAAAGTGCTGCTGGTGCACAGCACCTGCCCATCCCCTGCATTCACACCGAGATCTAAGAACTCTCTCCCAGTCTTGCCTGTTCCAGCTGTGGGACTGATCTTCCCAGTGACAGTCTGCTCTTGCCTCTGTTCCTAATTACCTGCATGGAGCCTAAAGTTTCAGGAGACCAAGGGGCTGAGTTTGGGAGTTATGTATACAGCACAAGTCCTGTGAGTGGCTGTGACTGTGACCCTGACAGCTTCTTCTTTTCTAGATATGACCCATACAGCAAAGTCCTGTCCAGAGAGCACTATGATCACCAGCGCATGCAGGCCAACCGCCAAGAAGCCATAGCCACTGCCCGCTCAGCTAAATCCTGGGGCCTTATCCTGGGCACTTTGGGCCGCCAGGGCAGTCCCAAAATATTGGAGGTCAGAGGGCTCGGAATGGCCTCTGGAGTAGGGGACTAACTGGAAACCCAGCTGGGAAAATCAGTAGGCTAAGGGATTTAGCCTTGGGTGGTTGATCATGaggaccccagctctgcctccctctctcaaCAGCACCTGGAATCTCGGCTCCAAGCCTTGGGACTTCCCTTCATGAGGCTGCTGCTCTCTGAGATCTTCCCCAGCAAGCTTAGCCTTTTTCCCGAGGTGGATGTGTACGTTTCCTCACATTACCTATCTAGCTATGACTCTGGCTAAAGAATCTTAGAATCTGGGTCCTGCCCAGCACCTATTGAAGGCTAGAGTCAATGGGAATTGCTTCCATGGTCAtgaaattttaatgtttatagAGCACTCGCCCAGCAGGAGCTGCCTTTGGCTGTGGGCCATACCTACTTCATCTGGCTTGGGGGTTCACAGGCAATGGCAGCATCATAGTCGTTCTGCGTAACATGAGTTTGAGAGATGGTTGCCACCTGTACTGTACCAGGCACTAAATTTGATTCTGGGGGTACTATCACAAATGAGCTGGCCAGGCTCTGGCTTCAGGAATCTCATAGtggaggaagcaggagaaaacaAGCAACACTGTGATGTTATTCTAAAGAGCATTAGTTGACAGACTTTACTTTAGAATAGTAAGCACTCATTGGGTGTTTTGGAGACACAGTTATGCTCTACATGCTGCCCAGGAATGAGGAGGCCCCACCCCTTGGATCTGACCTGACTTCCCTtcccaggtgggtgcaggtagCTTGTCCACGCCTCTCCATTGACTGGGGCACAGCCTTTCCCAAGCCGCTGCTCACACCCTATGAGGTAACATCACGTTTTGAAAATCTCTGAGAGAGAGTGGCCTTTGCACCTGATTCTGTCAAGGGAGGGATCTGTCGGGTGGGTAGGCAGCACTTGGTTGAGCCATGTCCtagttgtgtggccttgggcaagtcctttcacctctctgagcctcacattTCCTCTCTGTGCTGTGGGGATAATAGGACCTTAGTAGGCCATTATGAGAATCGAATTAAATAATCCTGCGTAGAAAAATGTCGGCAGATGTTACTCTCCAGTTTTCCGCCCCTAGGCGGCGGTGGCCCTGAGGGACATTTCCTGGCAGCAGCCCTATCCCATGGACTTCTACGCCGGCAGCTCCTTGGGGCCATGGACGGTGAACCATGGGCGGGACCGGCCGCTCCAAGCCCCGGGCCGGCGGGTGCTGGGGAAGGTAGGAAGGGATCCTAAGCAAAGCAAAGAGGCCTGGGCGTGGCTTGGCACTGGCCGCCTCCCTGGCGACTCGAGCCGAGGCCGCCGCCTTGCGGCCGCTACGGGAAATGTACGGCAGCAGGGTGGGGGACATCGTAGAAGCGGGACCGTGACCAAAGTCTGCGACCTCAGGTGCAGGAGGGGCCCAGGCGTCCATCTCCAGCCGCGGTTTGCGAGGCTTGCAGATGCATAGAAGAGGAGGTGGCGCCGCTCGCTCCCTGAGACGTTCGTGGGTCCCAGGTATCTGGCCCAGTTCTAGCCATGCTGCCCCCTCCACGTTGTCATGGCAACGCCACTTGCTTTGAGGCCCACCCCAGGGTGGTGCCGGTATTGGGTCCCGCCCCTCGGTTCAACTTCCGCTTGGGGAAAGGTCGCTTCCGGTCCCTTGGGCGGGTTCCCTGCATCATGGCCGCGCAGCAGCCTCTGCGAATTTTGTGCCTGGCGGGCTTCCGGCAGAGCGAGCGGGGCTTCCGCGAGAAGACTGGAGCGCTGCGGAAAGCCCTGCGGGGCCGCGCCGAACTCGTGTGCCTCAGCGGACCGCACTTGGTCGCAAACGCAGCGGGCGTGGAGGGCGCGGGGCCAGACTCCGGTGAGACGAGCCGTGTCCGGAAATGCACTCAGTTTTCTCTGTCTTGCCTTGTCTCCTCAACACTCGCCAGCACACTGCTACCCTTACCCCCCTCAGCCCTGCCACACTCCCACTTTGTTGTACCCAGGCCCTCCAtctccctcaccccagcccctcgCTCAGACGCCATCCTGGTCCTCTCAGACTTCCACCTTGATCTGTTTTCCCCTGTCTCTTCTCCAGATCAATCTGttccccacctctttccccccAGACTTCTTATCTCCCATCAGccacctctctttccctctcattCCCAAAGCTTCCCTCACTCCCTTTCTCATTTATTTCCCCCAGATTCCCCTTACCCTGTGTTCTCTCCCCCTTATCGCTGTAGGGTCCTGCCCTCCGAAGGAGCAGCCTCGAGGCTGGTGGTTTTCCGAACAGGAGGCAGACGTTTTCTCCGCACTGGAAGAGCCCACGGTGTGCAGAGGTCTGGAGGAAGCCCTGGGAACAGTGGCAAAGGCACTGAAGAAGCTAGGGCCTTTTGATGGGATCCTTGGTTTCAGCCAGGGGGCTGCGCTAGCAGCTCTTGTGTGTGCCTTTGGTCAAGCCGGAGATGCCCGCTTCCCTTTGCCCCGGTTTATCATCCTGGTATCTGGTTTCTGTCCCCGGGGCCTTGGCCTCAAGGAACCCATCCTGCAGAGCCCCTTGTCACTGCCTTCACTCCATGTTTTTGGGGCAACTGACCGTGTCATCCCCCCTCAGGAGAGTATGCAACTGTGTAGCCGATTTACTGGTGCCATCACCCTCACCCACTCTGGTGGCCACTTCATTCCAGCAGCTGCGCCCCAGCGCCAGGCCTACCTCAAGTTCTTGGACCAGTTTGCAGAGTGAAAGATCAACAAATGCCTTTGCCTCtacatcccctccccaccccctagtGGGGACACATGAAGTTGGTGCTGTCTCTGtaatccctgccctcctggcttCTTTCCCCTACCTGGGACCTCCACTGCTGTAACTGCTCCTCACCATCACCAATGCAGAGACAAATACCAATACTTAAGACTCAAGTTATATGAGCCCAACTCTGCAATCAAGAAAAAGGGGATTAGGCCACCTTAATGGACTTTGACCTTGGCATCTGATAATTCAGACATGACAAAGGTTAGTAGAGCCACGGATGAGTGGAGGGTGACACAGGAAAAGCAGGGACTGTTGCCACTGTGACTGCCACACAATAAAGTGGTGACTTGGATTTTGAGAATGTTTTTTCCTGATACACACAGGAAAACccattttataaaggaaataCGGATTCCTGGCCATCCATGCAGTCTTCAGGGCAGCACCAGGCAGGGAGGTGTTTCCAGTTGTGAACCCCCAGGACAAGCTCATGCATGTGTGCACAGAGACACAGTGTTTTAAGTCCCAAGCTGAAGGAAAGGAGGCCTCAGTGGCTGAATCAGGGAAGAATTTATATCTGAGAAGTTTGGGAAAGAGATGACCTGGCAAGGCTCAGCCTGGGCCACAATGATTTTAGGCTTCCTCCATCCTGATCCCTAAAAGTTGTGTGTCGGCCCTGTCAAAAACCCTGGCTTCTTAGGTTCTCTGCTTTCACATCTGTCTTAGCTCCTCTGAACTATATGAGCTTGAAGGTGCTAGACCTTGGAGATCAAAGATGGCACAGAAGTAACCTTTTCCGAAGCTTGACCCCATTTGCAGAGTTTCTGAGACTGATGCCTCTCTCTAGTGATCACTACAGGTCTAAGCAGTGCATCTGGTTTGAAAGTGCTGTTAGTTGTTCTTAGGCACTCTTAAAAACTTCCCACTTTACCCATTTCCCCCACTTGCAGTGCCCTTATGCCCAACTGCCCTGCTGTCCAATTCAATCCTGCCTTTGCAGACTTACCAGCTTGTTCTTTCCTGGAATATCACAACAGGCCCTAATCTGGCCCTCAAGCATGGCTGCCATCCCCCCACTTCACCCTCCCCCAAAAGGTTTAATAATTGAGCAGGAATTGGGGTTAGGGGATGCAGTGCAAATACACTGGCCCATCCTAATTCAACCAGACTGATAGCCTTAAATCACCTGAAATTCTGAGTTCTTTACTACATATAGCAGCTacccaagatttaaaaaaaataaaaaacatctggAGTTATCCACCTAGACAGACCCAGTTTACTGAGTTTGGGACCTTTACAGTAGAAAGTAGGGTGGGGAGAAAGTTCTCCCTTGCTACTGTCTGCTTCTGCCTTGCTCTTGGTGTTTTAAAGGAATCCCTTCCTTGGCAAAAGGAGGAGCATCTGAAATGAATTACTCCTACAAACCTGTTGGATTTGGCCCatagaatttaagaaaaaaatcgggttaaatgatatttaaaattttagaaatttcacacaaaaatttggAGTTCTGGCTTCTCTGAAAATAAGCAGTTCAGAATGGAATACAGTGGATCTGCAGTTAAGGGCTCACGACAATCACAGGCTGCCCCTCTTTATCAAGGCCGCAGGAGGTGAAAATGACATGACTTGCATACATACCACAGTTGCTGCTACTTGGGATTACTGGAAGGaataaaggagaaagggaaagatatGTGGGGAATGAATTTGAAGGCAGTGTTTAAAGTTAGAAGGATGAAGTCGAAAACCAGAGCAGTATCCAGTGGAGCAGAAGCGAAGAGGTAAGAATTCCCCCAAGAATCAAAATGTCTGATCTAGAAGGAAACATCATGTGGTCCACTGGTTGCCAGTGAGATAGGTCACTTCCCATCGTGCCCTCCAGGAACAGTGGGGAAATTTAGGGGGTTATCCCCCCCACCCCTCATACACACAGATTCCATGGACCATTTACATCAGGTTCATGTTAAAACTTGGATCCCTGGAGCAAACTCTAGACTTACTGAGTCAATCACtgggacccaggaatctgcattttgacaaACGATCCCTGGTCATTCCCATGCAATAAATACTTGAAAACCACTGTTCTAAGAGGGTAGAGTGTAAatctctggttaaaaaaaaaaaaaaaattttttttttttttgaaaaaagcctCGCATGTGATTCTCATGCACTCCACTAGGAGGAGGAATAAACTCCAGTTAAGAATCCTTGATCTGGgcggggatggtatagctcactGATACGTGCTTAGCACGTAGGAAGTCCTGGGtataatccccagtacctccattaaaaaataaatctaattacctaatAAGTAAGCCTGATTACTCCCTCTCCCTAAAAAACATTGGTATAACATTTTCAACCTAAGGAAAATGAGGTCCAGAGGACAGAAAGAAataccatttactgagtgctaactatgccagacattgtgctaagCAGCTGCCTAGTTACCCAGTTTAGTCTCACAACTTCATGAGGTAGATATTAACCTAATTTTACAactgaggaaacaggcacagagaggctaagtaacttacCTGAATTACCTGGATTCAGTTCCGGAAACTCATATTCTTGACCTTTACTAGTCATTGTTTTCTCTGATGCTTCCTAGAAGATGAGCAGAGAAGCCACCACTCACTACTGTTGGACTATATGTCCTGTCTGGGCCTCACCTTTCTAATCCATAAAATAGGTTGGGGTGGGGTGCCCTGAGTGATTCCCAAGATACTAAAAAATTCTAACATTGTTcagtcatttctttgttttttcccctgacCACCTTCTTGACATTGGTTCAAACTGCAAAAGACTTTGTCTCTTCTTTTCAAAATGCCtctaccatttttcttttctatctctcACTTCACCTTAGTTCCTAAAGCTTTTGGGAGAGAGAGTCCCTTAGCAAAGAACCCTCAACAGCCTCAGTCCTAGAGCTGCTGCTCAGAGAGATGTGCCGCACTCCCCTGTTCATTCTGAGTGCCCAGACCTGGGATCTCCCCAACACCACCACCTCCTTACAAGGACATAGTAGCCTGGAAGAATACTTAAGATCAAAATAGcattctgcagttttcaaaggtttTTACTTACACAATcctatttgatcctcacaacaggCCTGCCAAGAAGGATTACCATCTCATTGTATAGAAGACTCAGAAAAAACATGGTGCCTTAACAACCAGTTGATGATGAAGCCAGGTTGGACCTCCTGCTTTCCAGTGCACTGCTCCCACCTGCCACACTACAGTCTCCCCACAGATGTCCACTCGATTCCAGAATCAAGTGCATTTTAATCTAAGACCTCAGCATCCTTGGGTGGAAGACAGTATGTGGACGTTGATGTAGCTGTGAAACCAGCAATCAGTGGTCTTACAAGTAGTTTAGAAAAGGAGGGGGTATGGAGAGGTAAGGAAAAATTAGATTaatgggtggagggggtgggttgCATTAACCATTCCCAGCACTGTTCCTAGGGAAATCCTGCCCCCAGTATCCAGCAGTCAGCCCCTGCTATGGGTGATGGTGGGGGTGGCAGGTGACATACAGAATGTTTTTGAAGTCACTGATTACACTTCACTGGTACAACAGGACTTCAGCTCCTCTGATACTTACTCCCCCTCTTTAGGGCTAATTTGAGACACTGTCTCAAGTTGGAATCCAGCATCTAGAGACAGACTGAGGTGAGGATGCTGGTATGTTCAGACAGCGCTTTAGGGACAGGTTAACTTTATGAGCCCACTGGCTTCCTGAGGGTTGGGGGTTCTTATCCttcaagacagaggaagaaagagaggggagAGGCGTGAGGGGAGGATGTGACTCTATCCGGAAGTGGGTTCAAGTGTTACCCTCTGCCTGCTCAGCTAGGGGGTCCTGGAAGGATGAGGTCATGGCATATTTCGGAAAACTTTGCTCAGTCTACCCCTTTCAGTCTCCAGGAGGCAAACATTTTTCCAGGTCCCAGCAGCCTTCCTCCCACCGAGGAGATAAGAACCCAAATCCCAGAACTATCCCTTCTCTCGCCATCCCCTGGCTGCGATACCTCGGCTAGGAGGACAGGACGGTCACTGAGGCGGACGGTAGACATACTCCGCAGACCGTGCTTTCTTCTCTGCCTCGGTGGACGCGCCGCTGTTAGACCCAGGAGTGGCCCGCCTCCCTGCGCCGCACCTCCCACCACCCCAGCAGTCGCATGGGCTGTTGAATCaccgcctcctcttcctcctgctccgcGTCTCCCCCATCCCCGGCTGGCAGCGCGCGGAGTGGCGCGGCGCGTGGGCGTGCTGCGGGGCGACCATGGCTGTAGACTGTTACCTCCGGTTCCCACAGTAACAATCGAAAGCCACGGTTGCCCTGGAGACGCGGGGGCGGGGCGAGCGCTGCTGACGGCACCGTGGCAGCTCCAGTCAGGCTGACGTCAGGAccgcggggggtggggtggcggcGTGGGCGGTGGGCGGGGGTTGGTGCGCGCCGCAGGGACCGAGCGCTTGACCCCTGGGGCCGTGCGATATGCATGTGGGCCAGCTGCCCCTCAGCAGCCCCTGGGGACCAGGGACCAAGGACGGGACGTCCCGAAGGCGGCGCCAGCGGTGGATCAGCACCGCGGACAGCGGCGGCGCGGGCAGCAAGCGTGGGGCTGTGGGACCCTAGAGGACAGAAGGGCGGGGGGCGCGGTCCTGGGGCGGGGCCAGGCGTCGGTGGCCGTGACTGGAGACTGTTACTGAGGGCGGCCCGGGCAGTAAGCAGTCTAGAGCCAAGGTGCCGGCGCGCTGCCCGGGCAGGGTGGCTCCGTCACCCGCAGCTGGGGGCGCTGCTGCTCTTCCTCCCCCGCGTCTCCAGCCCTTCTTGGCCTGAGCGCTCGCGGACAGGCACGCGGCTCCTGACGTCAAAACCCTGTGACGTCAAAGATGTCCCTGCAGAGAGGCATTTCCGgtggcggggttggggggaggccgatgggggtggggcggggcagtCCGGCCGAAGCCCCGCCCCCGGCTGGTCCTGAGAGGACAGCTCCTCGTGCAGAGGCGGGAATTCGGGGGCGCAGAGGGACCAGCCCGACGGGACGGGGAGGGGGCGCCCCAGCTGAATGAGGGGAGGGGGTCCCAGAGAGCCGGAGTGGCGGGCAGGTGGGCTTCTGTTCCTCGCCAGCGCCCCAGCTCAGCCGGCGGAGGGCAGCGAGGCTGAGTCACCGAGctgcggggagggggaggagggggcgcgTCTCCCGAGGCGCCACCACCTTCGTCCCACTTTCTTGGGAGGATGGCGCAGGAGCCCCAGAAAAAGCCGTGGGGACTCTGAGGTCCGTCCTCTGTTCGATCCTCCTCCGAAGTGGCTGCGTCTCCATCCGGGCGCGGGCAGGTGCTGCGTGGGGTTCTGTGTACGCCTCCGGCCCTGGCTCCAGCAGCTGCGAGGGGACCCTCGTCCCGCCCCCTCATCCCCAACCCCACCCTGTAGGGGCCCTCCAACCTGCCGCCTGCCGGTCTCCTTGCTCTCCAGTCTGTGTCTGTGCATCGGTTCATCTGTCGTTCGGTCAGTCCGGCTTACCTGTCGGGCTGTATTGCGCCCGCGCCCGCTCGCCTCCTGCAGCCGGGCTGGCGCGGCGGCTTTTATAGGCGCGCGTAGTACTCGTGCAGCGGCTCATTCATGCGGCCGCGGCTCCTACACACTGACGCGCTGCCGACGTCAGCAGGGAATTTAGGAAACGGGAAGAGGGGCTATTTATAGTGGCGAGGCAGGGGGGCGGGGACCGAGGCGAcggggagctgggagggggaggaggggcacgGAAGCAGCAACGGGGAGGGAGCCCGCGCACCCAGTCTCCAAGGGGTTAACTTTCCGGAACTGCAGGCTGGGGGCCCGCGGGAGGACAGTGCAGGGAGGAGGGATCAGGTTCATTACATGTTTATTCACTCTGGAACATCTAGGGGCGCAACTCCACCCCCTGCCCGGCCTTCCAAGATCCTCACCCGGTAGCCCCCACTCCCATTCCTCAGTCCTTGGACCCAATGGCCCTATGACTTTACAAGATGCCCAGGGGCGGCATTATATCCTGCAAGGCCACTGTGGTGTCTTCACCCTGAgggtgggcaggagaggaagTTGGACCCCCCGGTGGGGCCTAGGACAGCATCTAGAGCTGTGGTGTCGAGGAGATGAGGAAAGAGGAGTGGGGGATCCTGGAAGGCTTTGTAGGAGGAGGCTGGGCCTGGAAGGAAAGACCCAGTGGGGGTCCAGGTACCAGTCGGGAGATGGAAACTCCAAGGAAGGCAGATAAGTTGAAGAGGGTGGCTTGGACTCCCCAGAAATGAGCAAAGGGTGTCCTCTGTGGGGGAGCTGggggaaaggaggcagaagaagggagagagggagagaaagcttCAGCAAGTGGAGAGGAGGCTAGGTCCAGAGTGTCAGTTTCAGAGCCTGGCACCGAGCAAATGCGTTTAGTACCCATTTGTAGAATGATGGACATTAGAGCTCATATGAGGGTGACAGTGAGCGAGGGAGACCAATCAACTTGGCAGAGAGGAGTCTCCAGGGGCTGGCAGGGCAGAGACCACTTCCTGGAGGAGTTAGAGTTCCTGGAGGTCAGAATTGGCAGGAAGAGCCCATGCCATATGGGGCAAAGTTATCTGGGACAGCAGCAGGGAAATGAATGATCCTGGCCCAGCCTAGCTCCATCAGTTGAAGGTTCTAAATGCAGGAGAGCAGTGTGTTTAGAGGGAGGAGCTGCAttagggtggggagagggcagtgcCATGCCAAGGCAGGTGGAActagggaggaagggaaaagtcAAAGATTGAAGAATGAAGTCCACAGGAGGGCAGCTAGGCTGAGGGCAGATCTGTGAGGCCATCCCATACAGATGTAAGGACAGCTTGAGGGTAGTAGCTGGGGCAGTGAGTTAACTTGGGGAGTGGCAGTCTGGGGAGAGTGTTGAGAAAAACAGTGGGCATAGGAGACCCTGTGGTAGGTCTACAGTGAACAGACTCCACTGCACAAAACAGGGCTGATTGGATCCTTGTGGGATCTGACCCCACCAAGAGAATAAAAAATTACAGCAGAAATGGGGTCAAAGAGGTCCTGCATACCCTTTGGGATCTGGTCTCCTAGcgttcccccttttttttttttgcctccagcTTTCTCCAGGAATGCCTTCCTCCCTGGGGGGAAGAACTCTTATTCATCCATCAAAGCCCCAATCTAAGAGCACTTCTCAGGagccttcccctctccccctagCATTCCGTACACTTTTCCACCTCAGCGCACAGTACATCCCTCGGCCAAGATGTCGAGGTCTATCGCCCCTGGAGGCCAGCAGCTCCGGAGcccaaacattttcattattggGATCTCATTGCTTCCTTAGTGAGGACCCCGGGGCGGATGGAGGGAGACGGAGGAGATGACTGAGATAAGATAGACCCAGAACACGGAGTGGAAACAGGGCGAGGGCGGACTTAGGACGCAGTGAGAGTCAGAAAGACCCTGGGGACCGGGAGCCACCTACTGGCCCCTACGCCGTGAAGTCGCCTGTGGAGGAAAAAGAGCCTCTGGGGGGCGCCCGAGACCTTGGTGTCTGTAAGGGATCGTGAGTGGCCGCGCTGGCGGCCCCTCAATCAGTGACTCAGCCACTACCtttggtgggggtgtgggggcggCGAGCGCGGCCCCCACCGCCCGGCGGCCCTGCTTGGTTGCTAAGCTCTCCAAGGCCTCGCAGAGACGCGAACTGGGCGAACCTCATCGGTTACTATGGTAACTGCGCCCCAGCCTCTCGTGCGCGGCGGCTGAGGGACGCGCAGCCAATCAGAAGCTGCAGGCGTTCTCGGggacccactcccaccccctacGTGTGGGCGGGGGTCAGGAGGTGCCGGGAGGAGGCGGAGCGTGGGCCGCGGAGACCCACTCAGCCACAGAGGCGCTGGCTACAGGCCCGCTGTGGTGACGGGGCCTTGCGGAGACACTTCCGGAGTAGCTGTGCGAGCACCCATGCGCTAGTGCGGGGGTCCCCTCCCTTCTAGAAGGGACGTCACCTGCAAGAACTGGACCATCAAGTGGGGTGCAGGACCTTGCAGGGGGGATTCTAGGCTACAGGCCCTCCTGTCACGTTTCTCTCGCGTCCATGGGTTGGGGACTAGGTCGTCCAAGCGGCTCCCTCAAAACGGCTCACATAGGGAATCTGGGGGCCTGAGTCGCTTTTTTACGGGACTCCTATGGAGCGCTGTCCAGCCATTCCCAGTCGTATATCCTGGGGTCTTTCCGGAGACCTTCTAGTTAAGCGCAGGCTGTTTGGGTACCTGTTCTTCCCCGGGTTCACGGAGGGCCCTACATGGCACCTTCCTGAAAATGTCAGAAAGCCGGGTCTTGGACTCCGGAGGggggcaggtgtgtgtgtttgtacaaaCACGAGCGCCTGCAGGTGTTGATACCTGGAGAGGGTCTCGGTGCTAATAGGTTTATTCTGTGCATACCTAATCCATGTGGCTGAGTGAGGGTGGGTGTGTTGTGGGGTGGGTACAAATGGACAGTGCCATCCAGGAATATCTAAGGAAGAGAGTCCCCTAAGATCTTGTCTGTCTTCTCCCTTAGGATTTCTGTAACCCCTCACCCCCACGCCCCCGCAATCTACTGTCACCAGAGTCCCCTGCTTGGGGGCACGACTTCTCTGAATTGGGCAATGTGAGAATTTAGAAATATGTACATGGGAACTTTCAGCTCAAAACCCATGGGTTTGTGGGGCTCACAGGTCTGAGGCTGGGGTCTCCAGGTGGTCAAGTCTGGGAGGCTGAACCTGCTAATGGGCTCCCTCCTTCCCGGTCCAGCTCTGTATCTGCGAACCTCTAGCCCAGGTGCGCGCGCTGGAGGAAGGTCGCGGCTCTGCCGCGCAAAGTCCCGCACGGCCGCGAGGTGGCGCCGTAGTTGCAGCAGCGCCCGCCGGCCCGGGCCGCTCCAGATAAGAGTGTGCGGAAAGCGCGGCGGGGCTGAGACGCGACCAGGACGCGGGGAGGACGGACCAGCAGGACAGACCGACCGGGGGCCCGGCGGGCGGAGGGCAGCGCAGCGCAGCCACGTCCCCCCTGGATCCGCCGGcagccgggcccggggcttcagACATGCCCCCCAGGTGGGTCCTCGGGCTGGGGACCGGGAGGGACACGGGACCGGGACAGCCCCGTCCTCGCGCGCTGGCCGCCTCGGGCGCATCCTCCGACGCGGGCGCCCTAACGCGGCTGGCATTCGGGGCTCTGGGTGTCGCCCCTAGAGAACTCAGGACCGCCGGGCTGCTGCTCTGCGCCGGGTTCACGGCGGGGTCAGCGGCCCGGGGCCGGCTCTGCCCGCACATGGGCTGGAGAGgcgaggggaagggaaggggagcaggCGGGCGGGGCTGGCAGGGGCGCTGCCCTGGCACAGCGCGGCGCCTGGCAGCGGGGCGGGTGGGGCGCCGGCTAGGAGCTGCCACCGCCGCGGGGAGGGAAGCCAGGACAGGCTGCGGCCGCAGGTAACGGGCCGCGAGGCCCTGCGGTCCAGGCGGGGAACAGGGTCGAGCGGGCGAGCGGATGGCCAGGAAGCTCAGGGCTCACTTCAGGCCCGGCGGCGCCTGGCTGCTGAAATTGGGGGCCGAGAGGAAAAGCTGGGAGCTGAGGGACTGGGGCTGGCGCGCTCCTCCCGGCCTGTCTGAAGTTGGAAAACTTTTCCCCAAGTTTGGGGCGGCGGAGTTCCAGTGGATAAAGGGCcgaggggagctggggagggaggcgcCGGGCCCGCGAATGCAGAGCGGAGGCCGAGGCCGGGGCCGGGACGCGGGTGGGGCGCAGGCCAGGGTCAGGGCCGCAGCCGGCTGTGCGCTGTGCCCGCCCGGGgcgctgccccctccctcccctgggagCTGCgtggctcccccctcccccccacctgcttCCTGCCTCAGCCTCCTGCCCCGAT
This is a stretch of genomic DNA from Camelus bactrianus isolate YW-2024 breed Bactrian camel chromosome 16, ASM4877302v1, whole genome shotgun sequence. It encodes these proteins:
- the DPH1 gene encoding 2-(3-amino-3-carboxypropyl)histidine synthase subunit 1 isoform X3; the protein is MVMGDVTYGACCVDDFTARALGADFLVHYGHSCLVPMDTLAQDFRVLYVFVDIRIDTSHLLDSIRLTFPPATALALVSTIQFVSTLQAAAQELKAEYRVSVPQCKPLSPGEILGCTSPRLPKEVEAVVYLGDGRFHLESVMIANPSVPAYRYDPYSKVLSREHYDHQRMQANRQEAIATARSAKSWGLILGTLGRQGSPKILEHLESRLQALGLPFMRLLLSEIFPSKLSLFPEVDVWVQVACPRLSIDWGTAFPKPLLTPYEAAVALRDISWQQPYPMDFYAGSSLGPWTVNHGRDRPLQAPGRRVLGKVQEGPRRPSPAAVCEACRCIEEEVAPLAP
- the DPH1 gene encoding 2-(3-amino-3-carboxypropyl)histidine synthase subunit 1 isoform X2 → MPEGLLLFACTIVDILERFTEAEVMVMGDVTYGACCVDDFTARALGADFLVHYGHSCLVPMDTLAQDFRVLYVFVDIRIDTSHLLDSIRLTFPPATALALVSTIQFVSTLQAAAQELKAEYRVSVPQCKPLSPGEILGCTSPRLPKEVEAVVYLGDGRFHLESVMIANPSVPAYRYDPYSKVLSREHYDHQRMQANRQEAIATARSAKSWGLILGTLGRQGSPKILEHLESRLQALGLPFMRLLLSEIFPSKLSLFPEVDVWVQVACPRLSIDWGTAFPKPLLTPYEAAVALRDISWQQPYPMDFYAGSSLGPWTVNHGRDRPLQAPGRRVLGKVQEGPRRPSPAAVCEACRCIEEEVAPLAP
- the OVCA2 gene encoding esterase OVCA2; this encodes MLPPPRCHGNATCFEAHPRVVPVLGPAPRFNFRLGKGRFRSLGRVPCIMAAQQPLRILCLAGFRQSERGFREKTGALRKALRGRAELVCLSGPHLVANAAGVEGAGPDSGSCPPKEQPRGWWFSEQEADVFSALEEPTVCRGLEEALGTVAKALKKLGPFDGILGFSQGAALAALVCAFGQAGDARFPLPRFIILVSGFCPRGLGLKEPILQSPLSLPSLHVFGATDRVIPPQESMQLCSRFTGAITLTHSGGHFIPAAAPQRQAYLKFLDQFAE
- the DPH1 gene encoding 2-(3-amino-3-carboxypropyl)histidine synthase subunit 1 isoform X4, which codes for MDLSFGFGCLGNHATVPDAVPMDTLAQDFRVLYVFVDIRIDTSHLLDSIRLTFPPATALALVSTIQFVSTLQAAAQELKAEYRVSVPQCKPLSPGEILGCTSPRLPKEVEAVVYLGDGRFHLESVMIANPSVPAYRYDPYSKVLSREHYDHQRMQANRQEAIATARSAKSWGLILGTLGRQGSPKILEHLESRLQALGLPFMRLLLSEIFPSKLSLFPEVDVWVQVACPRLSIDWGTAFPKPLLTPYEAAVALRDISWQQPYPMDFYAGSSLGPWTVNHGRDRPLQAPGRRVLGKVQEGPRRPSPAAVCEACRCIEEEVAPLAP